The DNA sequence CTTCATTATGGACAGACTGGAATGTATTGCTTGATGAAACAGGTGGCCCCAATCACGTTGGAAATTTATGTTTTGCACCGATCATTGCCGATACGAAAACCGGAGAAGTACATTATACCTATGAATATTATTATGTGGGGCATGTTTCAAAATACATAAAGCCCAACGCACAAAGAATTGGAAGTTCTACAAATACATCCGGATTACTTTCCACTTCATTTATGAATGAAAATGGGCAGTTAGTTACTGTAATTATGAATAATTCCGATAATGACATAGATACAAGTCTGTGGATTGAAGGAATGGCTGCAAAGCTTTCAGCACCTGCACATTCTATACAGACTGTAATTTTATAAACACTTCATATTAATATTTTTATTAAAATAGGCTGCCTTTTTAAAGGCAGCCTATTTGTTTTTATCGTAATGATTGAATTAATTATTCAACATCATATTTTTTAATTACCTTCTGAGTTACCCCTGAGCTGCTGAATCCACCATCATGGAAAAGATTTTGCATGGTTACTTTCTTTGTAAGATCAGAGAAAAGTGTAACACAATAATCAGCACATTCCAGAGCAGTAGCATTTCCAAGTGGAGACATATCTTCTGCATATCCAAGGAAACCTCCGAAACCTTTCACTCCGCTACCGGCAGTAGTTACCGTAGGAGATTGAGAAACTGTATTTACACGCACTTTTCTTTCACCCCAATAGTTTCCGAAAGTTCTTGCAATACTTTCCAGATAAGCTTTATTGTCAGACATATCATTGTAATCAGGGAATGTTCTCTGAGCTGCAATGTATGTAAGTGCTAAAATACTTCCCCACTCATTCATACAATCTTTTTCCCAAGCCACACGCATTACTTTGTGGAAAGAAACAGAAGAGATATCCCAACCTTTTTCCAACCAATCGTAATTCATTTCTGTATAATGTTTTCCTTTTCTTACATTTACGGACATCCCTATAGAATGAAGGATAAAATCTATTTTTCCGAATTTTGCGATAGCAGCATCAAAAAGTTTTTCAAGATCTTCAACAGAAGTAGCATCTGCACCGATCACCTCAGAACCTGTTTTTTCTGCTAAACCATTCAATTCTCCCATTCTCAAAGCAATAGGAGCATTTGATAAGATAAATTCAGCTCCTTCTTCATGGCATCTTTCAGCAACTTTCCATGCGATCGATTGTTCATTAAGGGCCCCAAAAATAATTCCCTTTTTGCCTTTAAGTAAACCGTATGACATATTTTTTAATGTTTATTAATAATACAAATGTAACGATAATTTGTGTTTAGAACATAATAAAAAAACAGAGCCTTAATAAAAAGGCTCCGTTTTTTTGAAAATATTTATATGACTGAAATTTTAATTGGTTTTCTTATTCCATTCTGCTTTTACATCTTCAGCTGCATCTTTGGTTTTTTCCCATGCATCATCAGCTTTATCTTTAATATCTTCCCATGCATCGGA is a window from the Chryseobacterium sp. T16E-39 genome containing:
- a CDS encoding enoyl-ACP reductase produces the protein MSYGLLKGKKGIIFGALNEQSIAWKVAERCHEEGAEFILSNAPIALRMGELNGLAEKTGSEVIGADATSVEDLEKLFDAAIAKFGKIDFILHSIGMSVNVRKGKHYTEMNYDWLEKGWDISSVSFHKVMRVAWEKDCMNEWGSILALTYIAAQRTFPDYNDMSDNKAYLESIARTFGNYWGERKVRVNTVSQSPTVTTAGSGVKGFGGFLGYAEDMSPLGNATALECADYCVTLFSDLTKKVTMQNLFHDGGFSSSGVTQKVIKKYDVE